The Saccharothrix variisporea genome has a segment encoding these proteins:
- a CDS encoding helix-turn-helix domain-containing protein encodes MDVQEHVLSRAVEGDRRAVEQVLAAVRPLVSRYCSGRLPRWDAAEVVDVVEETLIGVLTALPSVRAQDQVVNLSKSITHD; translated from the coding sequence GTGGACGTCCAGGAACATGTGCTGTCGCGGGCGGTCGAGGGGGATCGGCGTGCGGTGGAGCAGGTGTTGGCGGCGGTACGCCCGCTGGTGTCGCGGTACTGCAGTGGTCGATTGCCGCGGTGGGACGCCGCCGAGGTGGTGGACGTGGTGGAGGAGACATTGATCGGGGTGCTCACCGCGTTGCCGTCGGTCCGGGCGCAGGATCAGGTGGTGAATCTCTCCAAGTCGATCACGCACGACTAA
- a CDS encoding LPXTG cell wall anchor domain-containing protein has protein sequence MTRLPRTVGALALAMSVVLGTSAGLAFGDETPRSLRTTSETPPLETPPLETPPPEATIPSSAVPSTPVDATTSEPSEPRGEPAAVTEQPDLRLTVAFDKASYEPADLVLLRATIVNVGAVAASTLWLESSGNLTPYLWRFEGSSVADLAPGESVQAEASAYVADVAGGVVRVTVEVQADQVDAQPADNTTTVTAPLRVVRSGFTGLVYGDLNANQAPDPGEALAGLRVYTSGGAPTGFYETVADSEGRFAFHGLLAGSYTVYGDSPDWVFPGAAVRVDGSGEPDVPVRGDNRVDGWLTGTLAFTQPTYAAGDTARLVVTLTNSGRGSIAGLIAVCTSTSSAAVDYGELTPDAAGATVPAASTRIFEIDYPVDASTANAGFLEVSCLIGKPPDHYGMVKAAAATRVPGLRAARVVGRLLTQDTNHCGCRPTFRPVPDTKLYLRHQLTGQIMARDTTDANGRFEFLDIPADRYDVGVVGPWTGESGTTPVLLADALADGSRTHVVIVVPGPDQPDPEPAPIPPPTGDAGGTPEPAPLAATGATLGWLAIAGLVSLVGGAGLVFGTRRRTA, from the coding sequence ATGACACGATTACCCCGGACGGTCGGAGCGCTGGCGTTGGCCATGTCGGTGGTCTTGGGGACGTCCGCCGGGCTGGCGTTCGGCGACGAGACCCCGCGCTCGCTGCGGACGACCTCGGAGACCCCGCCCCTGGAGACGCCGCCTCTGGAGACTCCACCCCCAGAGGCGACGATCCCCTCATCGGCGGTGCCGTCGACCCCGGTGGACGCGACAACGTCCGAGCCCTCCGAGCCGCGAGGTGAGCCAGCGGCTGTCACCGAGCAGCCCGACCTGCGCCTCACCGTGGCGTTCGACAAGGCGTCGTACGAACCCGCCGACCTCGTCTTGCTCCGGGCCACCATCGTGAACGTCGGCGCCGTGGCCGCTTCGACCTTGTGGCTGGAGTCCTCGGGGAACCTGACACCTTACTTGTGGCGCTTCGAAGGTTCCTCCGTTGCGGACCTCGCGCCCGGGGAGTCGGTCCAGGCGGAGGCGTCCGCCTACGTGGCGGACGTGGCCGGCGGAGTGGTCCGCGTGACCGTGGAGGTGCAAGCGGACCAAGTCGACGCGCAGCCCGCCGACAACACGACCACAGTCACCGCCCCGCTCAGGGTGGTCCGCAGTGGCTTCACCGGACTCGTGTACGGCGACCTGAACGCGAACCAGGCGCCGGACCCGGGCGAGGCGCTGGCGGGTCTGCGGGTGTACACCTCCGGCGGCGCTCCGACCGGCTTCTACGAGACGGTGGCCGACAGTGAGGGCCGCTTCGCCTTCCACGGCCTGTTGGCAGGCTCCTACACGGTGTACGGCGACTCGCCCGACTGGGTCTTCCCCGGCGCCGCGGTGCGGGTCGACGGCAGCGGGGAGCCCGACGTGCCCGTGCGGGGCGACAACAGGGTCGACGGCTGGCTCACCGGCACGCTGGCGTTCACCCAGCCGACCTACGCAGCGGGGGACACGGCACGGCTGGTCGTCACGCTCACCAACAGCGGGCGGGGGTCGATTGCGGGCCTGATCGCCGTCTGCACCTCGACCAGCAGCGCCGCGGTGGACTACGGCGAACTGACCCCGGACGCGGCGGGTGCGACCGTCCCGGCGGCGTCCACACGGATCTTCGAGATCGACTACCCCGTCGACGCGTCCACCGCGAACGCCGGGTTCCTGGAGGTGAGCTGCCTCATCGGCAAGCCTCCGGACCACTACGGCATGGTCAAGGCCGCCGCCGCGACCCGGGTTCCGGGCCTGCGCGCGGCCCGGGTCGTGGGCCGCCTCCTCACCCAGGACACGAACCACTGCGGCTGCCGGCCCACATTCCGCCCGGTGCCCGACACGAAGCTCTACCTGCGCCACCAACTCACCGGGCAGATCATGGCCCGGGACACCACCGACGCGAACGGGCGGTTCGAGTTCCTCGACATCCCGGCCGACCGCTACGACGTCGGCGTGGTCGGGCCTTGGACGGGCGAATCCGGCACCACGCCGGTCCTCCTTGCCGACGCGCTCGCCGACGGAAGCCGAACACACGTCGTCATCGTGGTCCCGGGGCCGGACCAACCGGACCCCGAGCCGGCACCGATCCCGCCGCCGACGGGTGACGCGGGCGGCACACCCGAACCGGCGCCGCTGGCCGCGACGGGCGCGACCCTCGGGTGGCTCGCGATAGCGGGTCTGGTGTCGCTGGTCGGCGGAGCAGGCCTGGTGTTCGGCACCCGACGCCGGACAGCCTGA